In Streptomyces sp. NBC_00704, a genomic segment contains:
- a CDS encoding ferredoxin reductase family protein, with protein MTTMYQRRTAPPVRLAARSSPAGPVLVLLWAGAAAVIALWWRNTGSVVGTAGWLSGAGRIAGLLSGYACAVLVGLMARVPLLERRIGSDRVARWHAMAGRYTICLLIAHVVLILAGYAAQDHASLWHETTTVILDYPEMLKATAGTVILLAVGITSVRAVRRRTSHEFWYYVHLLTYAAVFLGFGHQLALGQDFSGDAAATAAWYVLYLGVAALVVWFRILAPVRLNLRHRLSVQSVHKEAPGVYSVVVRGHRLDRLGALPGQFFRWRFLGAGLARTSTPYSLSAPPRPDRMRITVKALGDHSAAVAGLRPGTRVWAEGPYGSLTADRGTTHKSLLIAGGVGITPLRALFETLPGEVTLLYRARTTEDLALGGELEAVARWRGARVLYALNGPDGQRPIVTARSLRAAVPDLSGHDVYLCGPHGFARDVYEALRTAGVPDRRIHHESFEL; from the coding sequence ATGACCACCATGTACCAGCGGCGGACAGCACCGCCCGTGCGGCTCGCCGCGCGCAGCTCCCCGGCGGGCCCGGTGCTGGTCCTGCTGTGGGCCGGGGCGGCGGCCGTGATCGCGCTGTGGTGGCGGAACACCGGTTCGGTCGTCGGCACCGCGGGATGGCTGAGCGGAGCGGGCCGGATCGCGGGTTTGCTCAGCGGGTACGCCTGCGCCGTCCTCGTCGGCCTGATGGCCCGCGTCCCATTGCTGGAGCGGCGGATCGGATCCGACCGGGTCGCGCGCTGGCACGCGATGGCCGGCCGCTACACGATCTGCCTCCTGATCGCGCACGTCGTGCTCATCCTCGCCGGGTACGCCGCCCAGGACCACGCCTCACTCTGGCACGAGACGACCACCGTGATCCTGGACTATCCCGAGATGCTGAAGGCGACAGCCGGGACGGTGATCCTGCTCGCGGTCGGCATCACCTCGGTGCGCGCCGTACGCCGCCGCACCAGCCACGAGTTCTGGTACTACGTCCACCTCCTCACCTACGCCGCCGTTTTCCTCGGCTTCGGCCACCAGCTGGCCCTCGGCCAGGACTTCTCCGGCGACGCGGCGGCCACAGCCGCCTGGTACGTGCTGTACCTGGGTGTCGCTGCCCTGGTGGTCTGGTTCCGGATCCTCGCCCCCGTACGGCTCAATCTGCGTCACCGGCTGAGTGTGCAGTCCGTGCACAAGGAGGCGCCGGGCGTGTACTCCGTTGTCGTGCGCGGCCATCGGCTGGACCGGCTGGGCGCACTGCCAGGGCAGTTCTTCCGCTGGCGGTTCCTGGGGGCGGGGCTGGCGCGTACCTCGACGCCGTACTCGCTGTCGGCGCCGCCCCGCCCCGACCGGATGCGCATCACCGTCAAGGCGCTCGGCGACCACAGCGCGGCCGTGGCAGGGCTGCGGCCGGGCACCCGGGTGTGGGCGGAGGGACCGTACGGCTCGCTGACCGCGGACCGGGGCACCACCCACAAGTCCCTGCTGATCGCGGGAGGGGTCGGCATTACCCCGCTGCGGGCGCTGTTCGAGACGCTGCCCGGCGAGGTCACCCTGCTCTACCGGGCCCGTACGACCGAAGACCTCGCACTGGGTGGTGAGTTGGAGGCGGTTGCCCGGTGGCGCGGGGCGAGGGTGCTGTATGCGCTCAATGGGCCGGACGGACAACGCCCGATCGTGACGGCCCGATCCCTGCGGGCCGCCGTACCCGACCTGTCCGGACACGACGTGTACCTCTGCGGTCCGCACGGTTTCGCCCGCGACGTGTACGAGGCGCTGCGCACCGCCGGGGTCCCGGACCGCCGTATCCACCACGAATCGTTCGAGCTGTGA
- a CDS encoding response regulator transcription factor, which translates to MNTTRSGRPALTRPDGTALRVLVVDDDPDLAEVLSGALRYEGWQVRTAGDGASALAAARELMPDAVVLDVMLPDTDGFAVLKALQAVKSDVCVLFLTARDAVEDRIAGITAGGDDYVTKPFSLEEVVARLRGLLRRAGMARQLEEGPRLTVGDLVMDEEAREVTRAGELIELSPTEFELLRFLMRNPRRVLSKAHILDRVWSYDFGGRAHVVELYISYLRKKVDTGREPMIHTVRGAGYVLKPATR; encoded by the coding sequence ATGAACACCACCCGCTCCGGCCGCCCCGCCCTCACGCGTCCCGACGGCACTGCGCTGCGTGTCCTCGTCGTCGACGACGACCCCGACCTCGCCGAGGTGCTGTCGGGGGCCCTGCGCTACGAGGGCTGGCAGGTCCGTACCGCCGGCGACGGGGCCTCGGCCCTCGCGGCGGCCCGGGAACTGATGCCGGACGCGGTCGTGCTGGACGTGATGCTCCCGGACACCGACGGCTTCGCCGTCCTGAAGGCCCTGCAGGCCGTGAAGTCGGACGTGTGCGTGCTCTTCCTCACCGCCCGGGACGCCGTCGAGGACCGCATCGCGGGCATCACCGCGGGCGGCGACGACTACGTCACCAAGCCCTTCAGTCTGGAGGAGGTCGTCGCCCGGTTGCGCGGGCTGCTGCGCCGCGCGGGCATGGCCCGGCAGCTGGAGGAGGGCCCGCGGCTGACCGTGGGCGACCTGGTCATGGACGAGGAGGCCCGCGAGGTGACCCGCGCGGGTGAGCTGATCGAGCTGTCCCCGACCGAGTTCGAGCTGCTCCGCTTCCTGATGCGCAACCCCCGCCGCGTGCTCAGCAAGGCTCACATCCTCGACCGTGTCTGGTCGTACGATTTCGGCGGCCGCGCCCATGTCGTCGAGCTGTATATCTCCTACCTGCGAAAGAAGGTGGACACCGGCCGTGAGCCCATGATCCACACGGTGCGCGGGGCCGGATACGTCCTGAAGCCGGCGACGCGATGA
- a CDS encoding sensor histidine kinase, producing the protein MRRARNRARRLPWPHTLRARLTFGLVVLLAVSCAAVGLAAVVELGGFLTSRLDEQLTEAGPRFPASLELGGRLPDDHDGDEHGDTRRQATGTFGARLLDGTVTHAAVVRSAGTLNVTLTPTDGKRLAAVPVDGKGHTIDLAALDDYRVMAADGIDGDVLVTGLPLEPVEAAVHRLELVAGIVFGAALTVTGVAGALWVRWSLRPLSRVAATATRVSELPLASGEVTLPPRAPESGPRSEVGQVAGAFNRMLGHVEDALTKRHASEERLRSFAADASHELRTPVASVRGHAELALLHPGPVPPEVTRALERIAAESSRMGAMVDDLLLLARLDAGRPLQALPVDVTRLVLDAVTDARAAGPAHRWELDLPEDPMTVTGDGHRLHQVVANLLANARLHTPAGTKVTVTLEADGTTATLKVHDDGPGVIDDIQPGVFERFTRAERHTKDAGGGAGLGLSIVAAVAQAHGGSVSLESAPGSTTFTVRLPRALEQADRG; encoded by the coding sequence ATGAGGAGGGCACGCAACCGGGCTCGACGGCTGCCCTGGCCGCACACCCTGCGCGCCCGGCTCACCTTCGGGCTCGTGGTGCTGCTGGCGGTCAGCTGTGCCGCCGTCGGTCTGGCCGCCGTGGTCGAACTCGGCGGCTTCCTCACCAGCCGCCTCGACGAACAGCTCACGGAGGCGGGACCCCGTTTCCCGGCGAGCCTGGAGCTCGGCGGCCGGCTGCCCGACGACCACGACGGCGACGAGCACGGCGACACACGCCGGCAGGCAACGGGCACCTTCGGCGCTCGTCTGCTCGACGGCACGGTCACCCACGCGGCGGTCGTACGCTCCGCCGGCACCCTGAACGTCACCCTGACCCCCACCGACGGGAAACGGCTCGCCGCAGTCCCCGTCGACGGCAAGGGCCACACCATCGACCTCGCCGCCTTGGACGACTACCGGGTCATGGCGGCGGACGGCATCGACGGCGATGTACTCGTCACCGGGCTGCCTCTGGAGCCCGTCGAGGCCGCCGTCCACCGCCTGGAACTGGTCGCCGGAATCGTCTTCGGCGCGGCACTCACCGTCACCGGCGTCGCGGGAGCCCTGTGGGTGCGCTGGTCGCTGCGCCCGCTGAGCCGGGTCGCCGCGACCGCCACCCGGGTCAGCGAACTTCCGCTGGCCAGCGGCGAGGTCACCCTGCCCCCGCGCGCCCCCGAGTCCGGCCCGCGCAGCGAGGTGGGCCAGGTGGCAGGCGCCTTCAACCGCATGCTCGGCCATGTCGAGGACGCGCTGACCAAACGGCACGCCAGCGAGGAACGGCTGCGCAGCTTCGCCGCCGACGCCAGCCACGAACTGCGCACCCCGGTCGCCTCCGTCCGTGGCCACGCCGAGCTCGCCCTGCTGCACCCGGGCCCGGTGCCGCCGGAGGTCACCCGGGCCCTGGAGCGCATCGCCGCCGAGTCCTCCCGCATGGGCGCGATGGTCGACGACCTCCTGCTCCTCGCCCGCCTGGACGCCGGCCGCCCCCTTCAGGCACTGCCCGTCGACGTCACGCGCCTCGTCCTCGACGCGGTGACGGACGCGCGGGCCGCGGGCCCCGCTCACCGCTGGGAGCTGGACCTTCCGGAGGACCCCATGACGGTCACCGGCGACGGACACCGCCTGCACCAGGTGGTGGCCAACCTGCTGGCCAACGCCCGTCTGCACACTCCCGCCGGCACCAAGGTGACGGTGACCCTGGAGGCGGACGGCACGACGGCCACCCTGAAGGTCCACGACGACGGACCCGGCGTCATCGACGACATCCAGCCCGGCGTCTTCGAACGCTTCACCCGCGCAGAGCGCCACACCAAGGACGCGGGAGGCGGCGCGGGCCTCGGCCTGTCGATCGTCGCCGCGGTGGCACAGGCACACGGAGGGAGCGTCAGCCTCGAGAGCGCACCGGGGTCGACGACCTTCACGGTGCGGCTTCCCCGGGCCCTCGAGCAGGCCGATCGGGGCTGA
- a CDS encoding RICIN domain-containing protein, with protein MWSRFHARVRAAFPSQLIVGPSIAGQPNSSNTWWTTYLNYVKANNVAPDIYSWHDEPGDPVTDVGRANSTLSAAGLTNTRPYEINEYATASMQSPGGGAWFIGRLERAGADGLRGNWASGTHLHDYEAALLTKNSAGQYLPLGEWFMYRYYGQQTGNIVNLIPGTGTDGLATKDNTAKNAKVLLGSSGNTGNVTVNLIGLNTTSVVESGKVRAVVQRIPYNGGAAVAGPTTVADTTLTVSNNAASVSLPWTNAKDGYTVTLLPPSNATISTVAVSQNSGQCLDDTNLSTANGTQYQQYYCEGGYQQMLDLKPVSGKTDTYTVVNELSGKCLDVSQASTADDAAVTQYTCNGAADQQFTLNPVTALGNSQDYQLVAVHSGKCVDVSNVSTTARAQIHQWTCDPASALATKKNQIWRLLGKS; from the coding sequence ATGTGGTCACGCTTCCACGCCCGGGTCCGCGCCGCGTTCCCCAGCCAGCTGATCGTCGGCCCCAGCATCGCCGGCCAGCCCAACTCCTCCAACACCTGGTGGACCACCTACCTGAACTACGTCAAGGCCAACAACGTCGCCCCGGACATCTACAGCTGGCACGACGAGCCCGGTGACCCGGTCACCGATGTCGGCCGTGCCAACTCGACCCTCTCCGCGGCCGGACTGACGAACACCCGGCCGTACGAGATCAACGAGTACGCGACGGCGTCCATGCAGTCCCCGGGCGGCGGTGCCTGGTTCATCGGCCGCCTGGAGCGGGCCGGCGCCGACGGCCTGCGCGGCAACTGGGCCTCCGGCACCCACCTGCACGACTACGAGGCGGCCCTGCTCACCAAGAACAGCGCCGGCCAGTACCTGCCGCTGGGCGAGTGGTTCATGTACCGCTACTACGGCCAGCAGACCGGCAACATCGTCAACCTGATCCCGGGCACCGGCACCGACGGCCTGGCCACCAAGGACAACACCGCGAAGAACGCCAAGGTGCTGCTCGGCAGCAGCGGCAACACCGGCAACGTCACCGTCAACCTGATCGGCCTGAACACCACGTCGGTGGTGGAAAGCGGCAAGGTCCGCGCGGTGGTCCAGCGCATCCCGTACAACGGCGGAGCCGCCGTCGCCGGACCGACGACCGTTGCCGACACGACCCTGACGGTCAGCAACAACGCGGCCTCGGTGTCCCTCCCGTGGACGAACGCCAAGGACGGCTACACCGTCACCCTGCTGCCTCCGTCCAACGCCACCATCTCCACCGTGGCCGTCAGCCAGAACAGCGGCCAGTGCCTGGACGACACCAACCTCAGCACCGCCAACGGCACCCAGTACCAGCAGTACTACTGCGAGGGCGGCTACCAGCAGATGCTCGACCTCAAGCCGGTGAGCGGCAAGACCGACACGTACACCGTCGTCAACGAGCTCAGCGGCAAGTGCCTGGACGTGTCCCAGGCCTCCACGGCCGATGACGCCGCCGTCACCCAGTACACCTGCAACGGCGCCGCCGACCAGCAGTTCACACTCAACCCCGTCACCGCGCTCGGCAACAGCCAGGACTACCAGCTGGTCGCCGTCCACAGCGGCAAGTGCGTCGACGTCAGCAACGTCTCGACCACGGCCCGCGCCCAAATCCACCAATGGACCTGCGATCCCGCGAGCGCACTGGCCACCAAGAAGAACCAGATCTGGCGCCTCCTCGGCAAGAGCTGA
- a CDS encoding amylo-alpha-1,6-glucosidase, which produces MSAAPPGPAFSVHDVPFSTYGSWFGISPVLAEQTRAEDLHLVSHQNGMHAVLSLVPLDPATGERAETLVEATPGLLSWTGADGRIDLAYETPDTVRVHGEGLGLRVTAAARTLTPFGGTYFYRDPVDDAHLFTSYETGRRYRITVLSGTVAAVSGAQALGAGDRGLTVTASTDGSWEVAVEELDSARQPYRQSAAFGEVVQAARQSFAGFVDAVAPWRSSDTPAAELAAYVVWSATVGPAGLVTRPAVLMSKHWMDKVWSWDHCFNALALAAGSPALAWDQFSLPFDHQDETGALPDSVTHSEVLYNFVKPPIHGWALGHLRRRLPMPPSRAQLADVYARLARWTDFWLTARRAPGAILPHYQHGNDSGWDNATTFDSERVVVTADLAAFLTLQLRELADLADELEQPDDARRWTRTADATQAAMLDTLWTGDRFVARSADGSGTWSSASLLDLMPIALGEYLPEDISAVLADRIETHLTPHGLATEQPTSPHYLPDGYWRGPIWAPATILVQDGLRRAGHQRLADDISARFRTLCEANGFAENFDALTGAGLRDRAYTWTASSYLLLAEAHVHRHSSRSRT; this is translated from the coding sequence ATGAGCGCAGCCCCGCCCGGGCCGGCCTTCTCCGTCCACGACGTCCCCTTCAGCACGTACGGGTCCTGGTTCGGCATCTCCCCCGTGCTCGCGGAGCAGACCCGCGCCGAGGACCTCCACCTCGTCTCGCACCAGAACGGCATGCACGCCGTCCTGAGCCTCGTGCCGCTCGACCCCGCGACCGGCGAGCGGGCCGAGACCCTGGTCGAGGCGACACCGGGCCTGCTGAGCTGGACGGGTGCGGACGGTCGCATCGACCTCGCCTACGAGACGCCGGACACCGTACGCGTGCACGGCGAAGGGCTGGGGCTGCGCGTCACCGCGGCGGCGCGGACCCTGACCCCCTTCGGCGGGACCTACTTCTACCGCGACCCGGTGGACGACGCCCACCTCTTCACCTCCTACGAGACGGGCCGCCGCTACCGCATCACCGTGCTGTCCGGCACGGTCGCCGCGGTGTCCGGTGCCCAGGCCCTGGGGGCCGGTGACCGTGGTCTCACGGTCACCGCCTCCACCGACGGATCGTGGGAGGTTGCGGTCGAGGAACTCGACAGTGCGCGGCAGCCCTACCGTCAGTCGGCGGCGTTCGGCGAGGTCGTGCAGGCCGCACGCCAGTCGTTCGCCGGGTTCGTCGACGCGGTCGCTCCCTGGCGTTCGTCCGACACTCCGGCGGCCGAACTCGCCGCCTATGTGGTCTGGTCGGCGACCGTAGGTCCGGCCGGTCTGGTCACCCGGCCCGCCGTGCTGATGTCCAAACACTGGATGGACAAGGTCTGGAGCTGGGACCACTGCTTCAACGCCCTCGCCCTGGCCGCTGGTTCACCCGCGCTGGCCTGGGACCAGTTCTCCCTGCCCTTCGACCACCAGGACGAGACAGGCGCTCTGCCCGACTCCGTCACCCACTCCGAGGTCCTGTACAACTTCGTCAAACCGCCCATCCACGGCTGGGCCCTCGGTCACCTGCGCCGCCGACTGCCGATGCCCCCCAGCCGCGCCCAGCTGGCCGACGTGTACGCACGGTTGGCGCGCTGGACCGACTTCTGGCTCACCGCACGGCGCGCACCCGGCGCCATCCTGCCGCACTACCAGCACGGCAACGACAGCGGCTGGGACAACGCCACCACCTTCGATTCCGAACGCGTCGTCGTCACCGCTGACCTGGCCGCCTTCCTCACCCTCCAATTGCGCGAACTCGCCGATCTGGCAGACGAGCTGGAGCAGCCGGACGACGCCCGCCGATGGACGCGCACGGCCGACGCGACGCAGGCCGCGATGCTCGACACCCTGTGGACCGGCGACCGGTTCGTCGCCCGCTCGGCCGACGGCTCGGGCACCTGGAGCAGCGCCAGCCTCCTCGACCTCATGCCCATCGCACTGGGCGAGTATCTGCCCGAGGACATCAGCGCCGTACTGGCCGACCGGATCGAAACCCATCTGACCCCGCACGGCCTGGCCACCGAGCAGCCCACCTCACCGCACTACCTCCCCGACGGCTACTGGCGCGGCCCCATCTGGGCCCCCGCCACGATCCTCGTCCAGGACGGCCTGCGCCGCGCCGGCCACCAGCGTCTCGCGGACGACATCAGCGCCCGCTTCCGCACTCTATGCGAGGCCAACGGCTTCGCGGAGAACTTCGACGCCCTCACCGGCGCCGGTCTGCGCGACCGTGCCTACACCTGGACCGCCAGCAGCTACCTCCTCCTCGCCGAAGCACACGTGCACCGTCACTCATCCAGGAGCCGCACATGA
- a CDS encoding carbohydrate ABC transporter permease — translation MRTRPLKTVLGLLLTAIMLFPVYWMLNVSLTRDQDMRKSPPDLFPAHATLEGYRAVVDQQLPYLGTSLVIGLGTVALTVALAAPAGYALAKLRPRGGGILGFVLLVAQMIPGIIMAMGFYAIYLQLGLLQSVPGLIVADSTLAVPFAVLIFTAFMSTIPGELLQAAQMDGAHVLRTFWSVVLPMSRNSIVTVSLFAFLWSWSDFIFASTLVNGGAHEPITLGIYHYIGNNNQQWNAIMATAVVASLPATVILVLAQRYVAAGVTAGAVKD, via the coding sequence ATGAGAACGAGGCCACTGAAGACAGTCCTCGGCCTGCTGCTGACCGCGATCATGCTCTTCCCGGTCTACTGGATGCTCAACGTGTCCCTCACCCGTGACCAGGACATGCGCAAGAGCCCGCCCGACCTGTTCCCCGCCCACGCCACCCTGGAGGGCTACCGGGCCGTCGTCGACCAGCAGTTGCCCTACCTCGGCACCAGCTTGGTCATCGGCCTGGGCACCGTCGCCCTGACCGTGGCCCTGGCCGCCCCGGCCGGCTACGCGCTGGCCAAGCTGCGCCCGCGCGGCGGCGGCATCCTGGGCTTCGTCCTGCTGGTCGCCCAGATGATCCCCGGCATCATCATGGCGATGGGCTTCTACGCCATCTACCTCCAGCTCGGTCTGCTCCAGTCGGTGCCCGGCCTGATCGTCGCGGACTCCACCCTCGCCGTGCCCTTCGCGGTGCTCATCTTCACCGCGTTCATGTCCACCATCCCCGGCGAACTCCTCCAGGCCGCGCAGATGGACGGGGCGCACGTCCTGCGCACCTTCTGGTCGGTCGTGCTGCCGATGAGCCGCAACTCGATCGTCACCGTGTCGCTGTTCGCGTTCCTGTGGTCCTGGTCCGACTTCATCTTCGCCAGCACCCTGGTCAACGGCGGCGCCCACGAGCCGATCACCCTCGGCATCTACCACTACATCGGCAACAACAACCAACAGTGGAACGCCATCATGGCCACCGCCGTCGTCGCCTCCCTGCCCGCCACGGTCATCCTCGTCCTCGCCCAGCGCTACGTCGCCGCCGGCGTGACCGCCGGCGCCGTCAAGGACTGA
- a CDS encoding carbohydrate ABC transporter permease: protein MNHTTHLPDRQPVCDLNGAATAAPPPARATDRRRRPASAQWAAWAFLAPVTLYLGLFYAYPLYRNIDLSLRHYTVRSFVRGDAPFTGLANYRMVFDDPTFAPALLHTVVFTGVCLVLQYGIGLALAVFFHQNFRLSATLRALFLVPWLLPLIVSASTWSWMLNSDSGIVNAVLHAAGIDPVNWLTSPSWSLTSVIIANIWIGVPFNLVVLHSGLQSIPASLYEAAALDGANAWQRFWCITFPLLRPVSAITLLLGLVYTLKVFDIIWIMTKGGPADSSTTFATWSYQLGFGNLLPAFGPGAAVGNLLVLAALVFGLIYLRAQRKQALS, encoded by the coding sequence ATGAACCACACCACGCATCTGCCGGACCGGCAGCCGGTGTGCGACCTGAACGGGGCGGCCACCGCCGCCCCGCCCCCGGCCCGCGCAACCGACCGGCGCCGTCGTCCCGCCTCCGCGCAGTGGGCCGCCTGGGCGTTCCTCGCCCCGGTGACCCTCTACCTCGGCCTCTTCTACGCCTATCCGCTGTACCGCAACATCGACCTGAGCCTGCGCCACTACACCGTGCGCTCGTTCGTACGGGGCGACGCGCCCTTCACGGGCCTGGCGAACTACCGGATGGTCTTCGACGACCCGACCTTCGCCCCGGCCCTGCTGCACACCGTGGTGTTCACCGGCGTGTGCCTGGTCCTCCAGTACGGGATCGGGCTGGCGCTGGCGGTCTTCTTCCACCAGAACTTCCGGCTCTCGGCGACCCTGCGGGCCCTGTTCCTGGTGCCGTGGCTGCTGCCGCTGATCGTGTCGGCGTCGACCTGGTCGTGGATGCTCAACAGCGACTCCGGCATCGTCAACGCCGTCCTGCACGCCGCCGGCATCGACCCGGTGAACTGGCTGACCTCGCCGTCCTGGTCGCTGACCTCGGTGATCATCGCCAACATCTGGATCGGCGTCCCCTTCAACCTGGTCGTGCTCCACAGCGGCCTGCAGTCCATTCCCGCCAGCCTGTACGAGGCGGCGGCCCTGGACGGGGCGAACGCCTGGCAGCGCTTTTGGTGCATCACCTTCCCGCTGCTGCGCCCCGTCTCCGCCATCACCCTGCTGCTGGGCCTGGTCTACACGCTCAAGGTCTTCGACATCATCTGGATCATGACCAAGGGCGGTCCGGCCGACTCGTCCACTACCTTCGCCACCTGGTCCTACCAGCTCGGCTTCGGCAACCTGCTGCCCGCCTTCGGCCCCGGCGCCGCCGTCGGCAATCTGCTGGTGCTCGCGGCCCTGGTCTTCGGCCTGATCTACCTGCGGGCCCAGCGAAAGCAGGCACTTTCATGA
- a CDS encoding sugar ABC transporter substrate-binding protein — protein sequence MNSSSRHRRLTAAALTVLTVAAGATACGSGSGSSGTHGAGSGTYTIWDPYPQFDKTSAWAQVLDTCGKGAGVKIKRTAFDTSDLTNKALLAAQQGNSPDVLIVDNPVVSTLAEAGVLTTTDDNKIDTSKVDPNLLAAGQSGGKTYGTPIGANTLALYYNKKVLKAAGVDISSIKDWKSLTAALAKVKQAGKKGITFSAIGTEEGSFQFLPWFWGSGAKLTELDSPQGVSALSLWKNWLTMGYAPNSVINNTQTTSWQEFASGDYAFAENGTWQLAAADKGGLDYGVLPIPAAAGGNASAPTGGEFVTVPVQDDTGRYTTSQKLVSCLTGDENLNFTDKTLSYVAPTGTVQAKQKAADPELTPWIEAVKTAKGRTSDDLGTKYPKISEQMWKAVQSALSGSRSAKDAMAAAQAAAAK from the coding sequence ATGAACAGTTCCTCCAGACACCGCCGTCTGACCGCAGCGGCCCTGACCGTCCTCACCGTGGCCGCCGGTGCCACCGCCTGCGGTTCCGGCTCGGGCAGCAGCGGCACCCACGGCGCCGGCAGCGGCACGTACACCATCTGGGACCCCTACCCGCAGTTCGACAAGACCTCGGCCTGGGCCCAGGTGCTGGACACCTGCGGCAAGGGCGCCGGCGTGAAGATCAAGCGGACTGCCTTCGACACCAGTGACCTCACGAACAAGGCGCTGCTCGCGGCGCAGCAGGGCAATTCCCCGGACGTGCTGATCGTCGACAACCCCGTGGTGTCGACGCTGGCGGAGGCGGGTGTGCTCACCACGACCGACGACAACAAGATCGACACCTCCAAGGTGGACCCCAACCTCCTCGCGGCCGGCCAGTCGGGCGGTAAGACGTACGGCACCCCGATCGGCGCCAACACCCTCGCCCTCTACTACAACAAGAAGGTCCTGAAGGCCGCCGGCGTGGACATCTCCTCGATCAAGGACTGGAAGTCGCTGACCGCGGCACTCGCCAAGGTCAAGCAGGCGGGGAAGAAGGGCATCACGTTCTCGGCGATCGGCACCGAGGAGGGCAGTTTCCAGTTCCTGCCGTGGTTCTGGGGCTCGGGCGCGAAGCTGACCGAACTCGACTCGCCTCAGGGCGTCTCGGCGCTGTCGCTGTGGAAGAACTGGCTGACGATGGGGTACGCGCCCAACTCGGTCATCAACAACACCCAGACCACCAGCTGGCAGGAGTTCGCGAGCGGCGACTACGCGTTCGCCGAGAACGGCACCTGGCAGCTCGCAGCCGCCGACAAGGGTGGCCTCGACTACGGGGTCCTGCCCATACCCGCCGCCGCGGGAGGCAACGCCTCCGCCCCCACCGGCGGCGAGTTCGTCACCGTCCCGGTCCAGGACGACACCGGCCGCTACACCACCTCGCAGAAGCTGGTCTCCTGCCTGACCGGCGACGAGAACCTGAACTTCACCGACAAAACGCTGTCGTACGTGGCACCCACCGGCACTGTCCAGGCCAAGCAGAAGGCGGCCGATCCGGAGCTGACGCCGTGGATCGAGGCGGTCAAGACGGCCAAGGGCCGCACCAGCGACGACCTCGGCACGAAGTACCCCAAGATCTCCGAGCAGATGTGGAAGGCCGTCCAGTCCGCCCTCAGCGGGTCCCGGTCAGCCAAGGACGCGATGGCCGCGGCCCAGGCCGCCGCCGCCAAGTAG
- a CDS encoding LacI family DNA-binding transcriptional regulator gives MNIGEIARRAGVSRSTVSYALSGKRPVSEDTRRKIQQVVDELGYQPSASARALANGRTSTIGLVFPPAGNHYTGMQLDFIGSVVEAAAAYDYDVLLSPSGADSDRSFQRLLGERRVDGAILMEIRLKDDRIDHLAALDFPSIAIGRTAHPESGWWVGLDHTALAAACVHHLADLGHSRIALVNRPEQLLRAGYESAQRGLEGFTKAAAERGLTAQTYCCGDDAASGQACLERILHDDPATTAVVTLNEAALGGLYRGLAQAGRHVPRDFSVTGVVAGRWAETVSPQLTAADVPAEEMGRLAVELLVERLGSPGAVPRHRLLTPPISLRASTGPARATPPALHGPAGAL, from the coding sequence GTGAACATCGGTGAGATTGCCCGGCGGGCCGGTGTCTCGCGCAGCACCGTGTCCTACGCGCTGAGCGGCAAGCGCCCGGTGTCGGAGGACACGCGCCGGAAGATCCAGCAGGTCGTCGACGAATTGGGCTACCAGCCCAGCGCCAGTGCCCGCGCCCTGGCCAACGGACGGACCAGCACCATCGGCCTGGTCTTCCCACCGGCCGGCAACCACTACACCGGGATGCAGCTGGACTTCATCGGCAGTGTGGTGGAGGCCGCCGCGGCCTACGACTACGACGTACTGCTGTCCCCGAGTGGTGCGGACAGCGACCGCTCGTTCCAGCGGCTGCTGGGCGAACGTCGGGTCGACGGCGCGATCCTGATGGAGATCAGGTTGAAGGACGACCGGATCGATCACCTGGCCGCCCTGGACTTCCCTTCCATCGCCATCGGCCGTACCGCCCATCCGGAAAGCGGCTGGTGGGTAGGCCTGGACCACACCGCACTCGCCGCGGCGTGCGTCCACCATCTGGCGGACCTCGGCCACAGCCGAATCGCCCTCGTCAACCGCCCCGAACAGCTGCTGCGGGCCGGCTACGAGTCGGCCCAGCGGGGGCTGGAGGGCTTCACCAAGGCCGCGGCCGAACGCGGGCTGACGGCGCAGACGTACTGCTGCGGGGACGACGCCGCTTCCGGCCAGGCATGCCTGGAGCGGATCCTCCATGACGACCCGGCCACCACGGCCGTGGTCACCCTGAACGAGGCCGCTCTGGGCGGCCTCTACCGGGGGCTCGCCCAGGCGGGCCGCCATGTGCCGCGCGACTTCTCCGTCACCGGAGTCGTGGCCGGTCGGTGGGCGGAGACGGTGAGCCCGCAACTCACCGCGGCCGACGTACCGGCGGAAGAAATGGGCCGCCTCGCCGTCGAACTGCTGGTGGAGCGGCTCGGCAGTCCCGGCGCTGTGCCCCGGCACCGTCTCCTGACGCCGCCGATCTCGCTGCGGGCGAGTACAGGGCCCGCACGCGCCACACCTCCCGCGCTCCACGGGCCCGCCGGCGCCCTCTGA